A genomic segment from Leptolyngbya boryana PCC 6306 encodes:
- a CDS encoding bifunctional 4-hydroxy-2-oxoglutarate aldolase/2-dehydro-3-deoxy-phosphogluconate aldolase, with protein MEDQAWLNLLEKERSISIIRAPNFQMGLQMAKTAISGGMRLIEISWNTDASTELVSQLRSMFPDCTIGVGTILAASDLKNAIAAGAQFAFMPHTDFDLIAIAKRQEIPIIPGAFTPTEIMTAWNAKASCVKVFPIPSVSYLKAVRAPLGHIPMIPTGGVTIENAKSLIQAGAIAVGIGGNLFPKIAIETGKWETIQQQIKLLLKDLQSENDLGINSCNES; from the coding sequence ATGGAAGATCAAGCCTGGTTGAACTTACTTGAAAAAGAGCGATCGATTAGTATTATTCGCGCCCCAAATTTCCAAATGGGGCTACAAATGGCAAAAACTGCAATCTCAGGGGGAATGAGATTAATCGAAATTTCTTGGAATACAGATGCCTCGACTGAATTAGTTTCTCAATTGCGATCGATGTTTCCTGATTGCACAATTGGGGTTGGCACAATTCTCGCTGCATCTGATTTAAAGAATGCGATCGCCGCAGGGGCACAGTTCGCATTCATGCCTCATACAGACTTTGATTTAATTGCGATCGCCAAACGTCAAGAGATCCCGATTATTCCGGGTGCATTCACGCCGACTGAGATTATGACTGCCTGGAATGCAAAAGCGAGCTGTGTCAAAGTTTTTCCAATTCCCTCGGTCAGTTATCTCAAAGCAGTGCGAGCGCCGCTCGGACATATTCCGATGATCCCCACAGGAGGCGTGACGATCGAGAATGCAAAATCTTTGATTCAAGCTGGTGCGATCGCGGTTGGGATCGGAGGAAACTTATTTCCAAAAATCGCGATCGAAACCGGAAAATGGGAGACGATTCAACAGCAAATTAAACTGCTACTGAAAGATTTACAATCTGAGAACGATTTAGGAATAAATTCATGCAACGAAAGTTAA
- the plsY gene encoding glycerol-3-phosphate 1-O-acyltransferase PlsY: MLPWFINNALLLIVAYLLGSIPTGYLAGRLLKGIDIRQEGSGSTGATNVLRTLGKVPAIVVLAVDVAKGALAIAAVNYAFTTLPGWLYFSKLVGLDFNLWQPVMVTLAGLAALIGHSKSIWLGFTGGKSVATSLGILLAMNWVVGLATLGVFGLTIAITRIVSISSILGAVSVIVSMILFAQPLPYVLFAIAGGGYVIWRHRSNIERLIAGTEPKLGQKLEEAENAPGESA, from the coding sequence ATGCTTCCCTGGTTTATTAACAATGCTTTGCTGCTGATTGTTGCCTACCTCTTAGGCTCGATTCCGACCGGCTATCTGGCTGGACGCTTACTAAAAGGCATTGATATTCGGCAGGAAGGCTCAGGCTCAACAGGCGCAACGAATGTGCTCCGCACGCTTGGGAAAGTTCCCGCGATCGTGGTGTTGGCTGTTGATGTTGCCAAAGGCGCATTAGCGATTGCAGCCGTGAACTATGCATTTACTACGCTTCCGGGTTGGCTCTACTTCTCGAAGCTTGTGGGGTTAGATTTTAATCTTTGGCAGCCTGTGATGGTGACGTTGGCAGGTCTGGCAGCTTTAATTGGGCATAGCAAATCAATCTGGCTAGGATTCACAGGGGGCAAGTCAGTTGCCACCAGTTTAGGGATTTTGCTGGCAATGAATTGGGTAGTGGGATTAGCAACGCTTGGGGTGTTTGGGTTAACGATCGCCATCACGAGGATTGTGTCGATTAGCTCGATTCTGGGTGCAGTTTCGGTGATTGTGTCGATGATTCTCTTTGCTCAGCCATTGCCGTATGTGCTATTTGCGATCGCGGGTGGCGGATATGTGATTTGGCGACATCGATCGAATATTGAGCGATTGATCGCTGGAACAGAGCCGAAACTTGGACAGAAGCTGGAGGAAGCGGAGAATGCGCCGGGTGAATCAGCTTAG
- a CDS encoding DUF2382 domain-containing protein, which produces MVLYRIKDFDPDYRNHFDGNDIKDLDLYSGDDKIGSVNDALVDEDGKFRYLVISTGAWIFGKKVLLPIGRAQIDYNAHRVYAPGLTKEQVEQLPEFTDEMKIDYNDEERVRGVYRSGDYSATGAGLGTAAGTTTTDASMMGSTATAMGSSPLESSAALEAEGTAYTGSSMGATPATYDRDSYRYDMDRDLYNMDQHDDRIRLYEERLIANKRRMKAGEVTVGKHIETETARVDVPLEKERVVVERVTPTNTSAVPGEAAFHEGEVARMEVYEETPDIQKEAFVREEVRVKKVVDQDIVNSEEEIRREELDVNTQGRPIVDDDTARRRV; this is translated from the coding sequence ATGGTTTTATACAGAATTAAAGACTTTGATCCAGATTACCGGAACCACTTTGATGGCAACGATATCAAAGATTTGGATCTCTATAGTGGAGATGACAAAATTGGTTCGGTGAATGATGCTCTAGTTGATGAAGATGGAAAGTTCCGCTACCTTGTCATTAGCACTGGTGCGTGGATTTTTGGCAAGAAAGTATTGCTTCCGATCGGACGCGCGCAAATTGATTACAATGCTCATCGCGTTTATGCACCCGGCTTGACTAAGGAACAAGTTGAGCAACTGCCTGAATTTACCGATGAAATGAAGATCGATTACAACGACGAAGAACGGGTTCGGGGTGTCTATCGATCGGGTGATTATTCTGCAACTGGTGCAGGTTTGGGTACAGCAGCAGGGACAACTACAACAGATGCATCGATGATGGGTTCGACGGCAACCGCAATGGGTTCTAGCCCGCTGGAAAGCTCGGCAGCTCTAGAAGCTGAAGGAACAGCTTACACAGGTTCGTCGATGGGTGCAACTCCTGCAACCTATGACCGGGATTCCTATCGCTACGATATGGATCGCGACTTGTACAACATGGATCAGCATGACGATCGCATTCGGTTGTATGAAGAACGTCTGATTGCGAACAAGCGTCGGATGAAAGCAGGCGAAGTGACTGTCGGCAAGCATATTGAGACGGAAACGGCTCGCGTCGATGTGCCGCTTGAGAAAGAGCGCGTTGTAGTGGAGCGCGTTACCCCGACGAATACTTCAGCGGTTCCGGGCGAAGCAGCATTTCATGAAGGTGAAGTAGCTCGCATGGAAGTGTATGAAGAAACGCCAGACATTCAGAAAGAAGCGTTTGTGCGTGAAGAAGTTCGCGTGAAGAAAGTGGTAGACCAAGACATCGTGAACAGCGAAGAAGAAATTCGTCGCGAAGAATTGGATGTTAATACTCAAGGTCGCCCGATCGTGGATGATGACACTGCACGCCGCCGCGTGTAG
- a CDS encoding DUF4383 domain-containing protein yields the protein MQESSALMFKKLIDAQRLCALILGITFLFIGIAGFVPGFMSLPGDAPVTGAVVPRLISPDGYGHLFGIFPTNFVHNAVHIVVGLLGIAAATSFSGSLVFNQGFAVSYIAIAILGILPITNTTFGLMPIYGNNVWFNLLTGIAAAYFGFVKPAELAKMESPNA from the coding sequence ATGCAAGAGTCTTCTGCTTTGATGTTTAAGAAATTGATTGATGCCCAACGGCTTTGTGCATTAATCCTTGGAATTACTTTCTTGTTCATTGGAATTGCTGGATTTGTTCCAGGTTTTATGTCACTTCCAGGTGATGCACCTGTGACGGGTGCTGTTGTGCCGCGATTAATTTCACCAGATGGATATGGACATCTCTTTGGCATTTTTCCGACCAATTTTGTCCATAATGCGGTTCATATTGTCGTTGGATTGTTAGGGATTGCAGCCGCAACGAGTTTTAGTGGTTCGTTAGTGTTTAATCAGGGATTTGCAGTTTCTTATATTGCGATCGCAATTCTCGGAATTTTGCCGATTACGAATACGACTTTTGGTTTAATGCCCATTTACGGTAACAATGTTTGGTTCAATTTACTGACTGGAATTGCAGCCGCTTATTTTGGTTTTGTGAAGCCTGCTGAACTCGCCAAAATGGAATCGCCGAACGCCTAA
- the acnB gene encoding bifunctional aconitate hydratase 2/2-methylisocitrate dehydratase, producing the protein MLESYRQHVAERAALGIPPLPLSPQQTSELCELLKTPPAGEEEFLLSLLRDRVPPGVDQAAYVKAGFLSAIAKGEATSPLISPKDAVELLGTMMGGYNVHSLIDLLKSDNSEIAETATAALSKTLLVYDAFHDVQELAESGNSYAQQVMNAWANADWFTSRAPLPDSITVTVFKVPGETNTDDLSPATHATTRPDIPLHALAMLETRQPGSLEVIEDLKKKGHPLAYVGDVVGTGSSRKSAINSVLWHIGQDIPFVPNKRSGGYVLGGKIAPIFFNTAEDSGALPIECDVTQLNTGDVITIYPYKGEITNESGAVISTFALKPDTILDEVRAGGRIPLLIGRTLTDKTRTTLGLAPSDLFVRPQMPADTGKGFTLAQKMVGKACGLPGVRPGTSCEPIMTTVGSQDTTGPMTRDELKELACLGFSADLVMQSFCHTAAYPKPVDLKTHHELPDFINSRGGVSLRPGDGIIHSWLNRMLLPDTVGTGGDSHTRFPLGISFPAGSGLVAFAAALGAMPLDMPESVLVRFKGKLQPGVTLRDVVNAIPYVAMQQGKLTVSKENKINVYSGKIIEMEGLPDLQLEQAFELTDATAERSAAGCTIALSIETVSEYLRSNVALLKNMVARGYGDARTILRRVRKMEEWLANPHLLQADADAEYADIIEVDLDQLKEPIVAAPNDPDNIKLMSECAGDPIQEVFIGSCMTNIGHYRAAAKILEGAGVAKAKLWIAPPTRMDEQQLRAEGIYDIFVAAGARTEVPGCSLCMGNQARVDDGVTVFSTSTRNFNNRMGKGAQVYLGSAELAAVCALLGKIPTIQEYMEVVTTKIDPFAADLYRYLNFDRIAGFEDEGRVLSKEEEAKLVSAIAS; encoded by the coding sequence ATGCTTGAATCTTACCGCCAACACGTTGCAGAACGCGCCGCTTTAGGAATTCCGCCTTTACCCCTGAGTCCGCAACAAACATCGGAACTGTGCGAACTCCTGAAAACTCCGCCCGCAGGCGAAGAAGAATTTCTCCTCTCGCTGTTGCGCGATCGCGTTCCCCCTGGAGTCGATCAAGCCGCTTATGTCAAAGCTGGATTTTTAAGCGCGATCGCCAAAGGTGAAGCTACCAGCCCGCTCATTTCCCCCAAAGATGCCGTCGAACTGCTCGGCACAATGATGGGCGGCTATAACGTGCATTCGCTAATCGACCTGCTCAAGTCTGACAATTCCGAAATCGCAGAAACCGCAACCGCAGCATTGAGCAAAACGCTGCTCGTGTATGATGCCTTCCACGATGTCCAAGAATTAGCGGAAAGTGGCAATTCTTATGCCCAACAAGTCATGAATGCTTGGGCAAATGCAGACTGGTTTACCAGCCGCGCTCCCTTGCCTGACTCGATTACAGTAACCGTTTTCAAAGTTCCAGGTGAGACCAATACCGATGATTTGTCTCCTGCAACTCACGCTACTACTCGCCCAGACATTCCACTCCATGCCTTGGCAATGCTGGAAACGCGGCAACCGGGATCGCTGGAAGTCATCGAAGATTTGAAGAAAAAAGGGCATCCCCTCGCGTATGTCGGCGATGTTGTCGGCACAGGATCATCGCGGAAATCAGCGATTAATTCCGTGTTGTGGCATATCGGGCAAGATATTCCCTTTGTGCCGAATAAGCGATCAGGCGGATATGTTCTCGGCGGTAAAATTGCTCCGATTTTCTTCAATACAGCAGAAGATTCGGGTGCTTTACCGATCGAATGTGATGTCACCCAACTGAACACAGGCGATGTGATCACGATCTATCCCTACAAAGGCGAGATCACCAATGAATCGGGTGCAGTCATTTCAACTTTCGCACTTAAACCCGACACGATTCTGGATGAAGTGCGCGCAGGCGGTAGAATCCCTCTTCTGATCGGACGCACTTTAACGGATAAAACTCGCACGACATTAGGACTTGCGCCGAGTGATTTATTCGTCCGTCCGCAAATGCCTGCTGACACCGGAAAAGGCTTTACCCTGGCTCAGAAAATGGTCGGAAAAGCCTGCGGCTTACCCGGTGTGCGTCCTGGAACTTCTTGTGAACCGATCATGACCACCGTGGGATCGCAAGATACGACAGGCCCCATGACTCGCGATGAATTAAAAGAACTCGCTTGTCTCGGTTTCAGCGCGGATTTGGTCATGCAAAGTTTCTGTCACACTGCAGCTTATCCCAAGCCTGTCGATCTCAAAACTCATCACGAGCTTCCCGACTTCATCAATTCTCGCGGCGGGGTTTCTCTGCGTCCAGGAGATGGCATTATTCACTCTTGGCTAAACCGGATGCTGCTTCCTGACACGGTTGGAACCGGGGGCGATTCGCATACTCGTTTCCCCCTCGGAATCTCATTCCCTGCCGGATCAGGTCTAGTTGCTTTTGCTGCTGCTTTGGGTGCGATGCCGCTCGACATGCCTGAATCTGTGTTAGTTCGCTTCAAAGGAAAGTTGCAGCCTGGTGTAACCTTGCGCGATGTGGTGAATGCGATTCCTTATGTAGCAATGCAGCAAGGAAAGCTCACCGTTTCTAAAGAGAACAAGATCAATGTCTACTCTGGCAAGATTATCGAAATGGAAGGCTTGCCTGATTTGCAGCTAGAGCAAGCGTTTGAGCTGACCGATGCAACGGCTGAACGATCGGCGGCGGGATGTACGATCGCGCTTTCGATCGAAACGGTTTCTGAATACCTACGATCGAACGTTGCATTGCTGAAAAACATGGTGGCTCGTGGGTATGGCGATGCGCGTACCATTCTTCGCCGCGTTCGCAAGATGGAAGAATGGCTCGCAAATCCCCATCTCCTGCAAGCTGATGCTGATGCTGAATATGCAGACATCATTGAAGTCGATTTGGATCAACTCAAAGAACCGATCGTGGCTGCTCCTAACGATCCTGACAACATCAAACTCATGTCGGAATGTGCAGGCGATCCGATTCAAGAGGTCTTCATTGGCTCTTGTATGACGAATATCGGGCATTACCGCGCTGCTGCGAAAATTCTCGAAGGTGCAGGCGTTGCCAAAGCGAAGCTCTGGATTGCTCCTCCAACTCGGATGGATGAACAACAACTTCGAGCCGAAGGCATTTATGACATTTTCGTTGCGGCTGGAGCACGGACTGAAGTTCCAGGCTGTTCGCTCTGTATGGGGAACCAAGCGCGAGTCGATGACGGTGTAACCGTGTTCTCGACTTCCACTCGGAACTTCAACAACCGCATGGGCAAAGGCGCACAAGTCTATCTTGGCTCTGCTGAACTTGCGGCAGTCTGTGCGTTGCTCGGTAAGATTCCGACGATTCAGGAATACATGGAAGTCGTGACGACGAAGATCGACCCGTTTGCGGCTGATCTATATCGGTACTTGAACTTCGATCGCATTGCTGGATTTGAGGATGAAGGTCGCGTCCTCTCGAAAGAGGAAGAAGCCAAATTGGTTTCTGCGATCGCATCTTAG
- a CDS encoding lysozyme inhibitor LprI family protein, with translation MQRKLIALVMIGVMSAISQHATAQNKPTPSENLPRNIRVDCKNQQTQFDMNFCANQQARAADRKLNQAYQTLIRSYKGSRRESQLVAAQQAWIKFRDTNCTFTSAAYEGGSIQPMVYSNCIEKMTNDRTKQLEDFAKNREGVF, from the coding sequence ATGCAACGAAAGTTAATTGCTCTAGTAATGATTGGGGTAATGAGTGCGATTTCTCAGCATGCAACAGCTCAAAATAAACCTACCCCCTCAGAGAATTTACCAAGAAACATTCGAGTAGATTGTAAGAATCAGCAAACGCAATTTGATATGAATTTTTGCGCGAATCAGCAAGCAAGAGCTGCCGATCGCAAACTCAATCAGGCGTATCAAACATTAATCCGCAGCTACAAAGGAAGCCGTCGCGAATCGCAATTGGTCGCAGCACAACAAGCCTGGATTAAGTTCCGAGATACAAATTGTACATTCACGAGTGCCGCGTATGAGGGTGGCTCAATTCAGCCGATGGTTTATTCCAATTGCATTGAGAAAATGACCAACGATCGAACTAAGCAACTCGAAGACTTTGCGAAGAATCGAGAAGGCGTATTCTAA